A region of Actinomycetota bacterium DNA encodes the following proteins:
- a CDS encoding thiolase family protein: MSISGKTAIAGVGVTAFGKLPGRSAWSLQTEAVKRAIDDAGLTKADIDGLLTAPPLAEPLLLHAEQLGGKLGLRTNYLSQKFIGGATAVALVAEAALAVEAGLCEVAVCVYGENAKTGLPMLFGRAQMGRGQAPSDDIAYGLAGGPIMEARAAKRYMNEFGVTEEMLGSVAVAFREHASRNPGATYRDPLTIEQYLQNRYVSEPLRVLDCTIGASDGAVAVVVTSSERARDLAKPPAVIAGAGVAANLQGLSDPDHYTSYPGARSAATAYRMAGLEPEDVDVAQFYDCFTSTVLITMEDYGFCKRGEAGPFALEGNLKRGGALPSNTSGGMLSEANLVGWNVLAEGVRQIRGESTSQVDDAEVCVVAGQGGFHAAHATLLLTKGAA, translated from the coding sequence ATGAGCATCTCGGGGAAGACCGCGATCGCGGGGGTCGGCGTCACGGCTTTCGGGAAGCTCCCGGGCCGCAGCGCGTGGAGCCTCCAGACCGAAGCCGTGAAGCGCGCGATCGACGACGCCGGGTTGACCAAGGCGGACATCGACGGCTTGCTGACCGCTCCGCCCTTGGCCGAGCCACTCCTTCTCCATGCCGAGCAGCTCGGCGGGAAGCTCGGCCTGCGCACCAACTACCTGTCTCAGAAGTTCATCGGCGGGGCGACCGCCGTCGCGCTGGTCGCCGAGGCCGCCCTGGCCGTCGAGGCGGGGCTCTGCGAGGTCGCGGTGTGCGTCTACGGCGAGAACGCCAAGACCGGCCTGCCGATGCTTTTCGGCCGCGCCCAGATGGGCCGCGGGCAGGCGCCCTCGGACGACATCGCCTACGGGCTGGCCGGCGGCCCGATCATGGAGGCGCGCGCCGCGAAGCGATACATGAACGAGTTCGGCGTCACCGAGGAGATGCTCGGATCCGTCGCGGTCGCCTTCCGCGAGCATGCCTCGCGCAACCCCGGCGCGACCTACCGCGATCCGCTGACGATCGAGCAGTACCTCCAGAACCGGTACGTGTCCGAGCCCTTGCGGGTCCTCGACTGCACGATCGGCGCATCCGACGGCGCGGTCGCGGTCGTCGTGACGAGCAGCGAGCGGGCGCGAGACCTCGCCAAGCCGCCCGCCGTCATCGCCGGCGCCGGCGTCGCCGCCAACCTCCAAGGCTTGTCGGACCCCGATCACTACACGAGCTACCCCGGCGCCCGCTCCGCGGCGACCGCCTATCGCATGGCCGGCCTCGAGCCCGAGGACGTGGACGTCGCGCAGTTCTACGACTGCTTCACCTCCACCGTGCTGATCACGATGGAGGATTACGGTTTCTGCAAGCGCGGCGAGGCGGGCCCGTTCGCGCTCGAAGGAAATCTGAAGCGCGGCGGCGCGCTGCCCTCGAATACCAGCGGTGGGATGCTCTCCGAGGCGAACCTCGTCGGGTGGAACGTGCTCGCCGAAGGGGTGCGCCAGATCCGCGGTGAGTCGACCTCGCAGGTGGACGACGCCGAGGTCTGCGTCGTCGCCGGGCAGGGCGGCTTCCACGCCGCGCACGCCACGCTGCTCCTCACGAAAGGCGCCGCCTGA
- a CDS encoding OB-fold domain-containing protein gives MPHTLTELVAGAAPIVVEETRGYWEGTLAEELRVQTCNECGNVQMPWGPCCTRCLSQDLGSIVASGRGRVFSFTVVRQAIHPNFSAQVPYVIADIELEEGPIMTSNVTDCPVEDVRIGMPVQLWFDNEMEDAFHTKLRLPKFRPAKG, from the coding sequence ATGCCGCACACGCTTACCGAGCTGGTCGCCGGCGCCGCGCCGATCGTCGTCGAGGAGACGCGCGGCTACTGGGAAGGCACGCTGGCCGAGGAGCTGCGGGTGCAGACGTGCAATGAGTGCGGCAACGTGCAGATGCCGTGGGGACCGTGCTGCACGCGATGCCTGTCGCAGGATCTCGGCTCGATCGTCGCGTCGGGCCGCGGACGCGTCTTCTCGTTCACCGTCGTGCGCCAGGCGATCCACCCGAACTTCTCGGCGCAGGTCCCGTACGTGATCGCCGACATCGAGCTCGAAGAAGGGCCGATCATGACTTCCAACGTCACCGACTGCCCGGTCGAGGACGTCAGGATCGGCATGCCCGTGCAGCTCTGGTTCGACAACGAGATGGAAGACGCGTTCCATACCAAGCTGCGACTCCCGAAGTTCCGTCCGGCGAAGGGTTAG